The Fusarium oxysporum f. sp. lycopersici 4287 supercont2.94 genomic scaffold, whole genome shotgun sequence DNA window TCACTATTTGTAAAGGTCCTAGAAGACACAGAAAAGATACCAGCTAGAATCTAGCTTCCTTCGATCCTTACACCGATGGCGACCATATAATGTCAGTTTAAATAAAGGCCCAATAAATATTACTCTATATAGCCCAATGAAACCATGGTACCTCGCATCAGCCAGGTATTATAATGTCTAAATCGTGTTATCCTTTGTCAGTACGTCTATCCTACATTTTTTAGTGACTGATACCGAAGACCAATGGTATTGCGTTTAACTGAACGGTCGACCCACCGAACCAATAGAATATCGAATAACTGAACGTACAGACCCCACTCTACCCAACCCTGCCGATAAATTGACCAGGATGCTAGGGTTGGGAGTAAAGTCGCATCCAGTCTAAGAATAACGAGTCTGGAGATGCCATACAATATACAATGACCGTACAAAAATTACGACTACGCATCAAGGTTCATTAGAGTCACTCCTTTCCTTATTTAATACACGAGTCAAGACGTTTTCCCTAATTTCCTCTGCCTGCTAGCTTGGCGCTCAAGGTGACTCGTGATCAATCAAAACTCCTACAGGAAAGTCACGATATTTGCAGGACTGAAGAATTCATCGTTCAATATCTCTCAGCCCTCGGCCATGGCATAAATCGAGCGTCAGGTATCTCGTTTTACTTCATATCATTATGATTTCGATGTTTGACAGTGGAATATGAAAAACAATATCGAcaaatatcttattttattaaagaAATCACTTAGCTTATCAAGCCAAGGAAGGATAAAAGAAAAACCCCCCCCAACAAGAAAGGACATCAAACAAAGTATAACGTTATAAGTATCAGTAGTCATATTAATTTATCCTAAAATCATCGCTGATTTTTTATTTGTATTTGTTATAGACATTTAGAATTATTTACGACCATGTCTACCCTAGGTTCGTCCATGTACCGTAAATTTTCAGCTGGTTGTTTTCTCAAACGCTACACCCCTGCTAGTTTCTACCCTCTTAATCTCAAACTTCCTATCAGCACTCATTATACTGTGTAGATCAGCAACGTCACATaggaaaaagcaaagaaagcgTGAACTCGAAAGTAGGCCCTGCTGTTGCATATAGACGTGAGGTTCAAGTAAATAAACAAGTAAACAAGTAAACAAACACATCAAGTAGAGCATTCTATTATTCGTTATTTCTCTCCTTGTTCCACAAAGACAACTCTGTCAACGCGCGCTAGAATGGGTCGTCGTCCATTAACAGAAGGCCAAAAGGCAGAAAAGGCCGCTCGTAGGCGAGAACGAGAGCGACAGCAGCGTCTGGTAGCCCGCCAGGCTAAACAGATAGAAGATGCCGAGACCCATATAGTCAGCCAATCGTTCCCGGAAACAATCCTGGAGGATCCAGTTGTTTCAAGCATGTCTCTCCATCTTTCCATCCGTACTCTACGTGActttacttataattatCGATAGGTAATGATGGCCAGCCGTCTAGCCGAACCGACCCACTCCCAATTGACAGACAGCCGCCGTTGCACGCCACTCGCTCGCGTCGCCGAAGCCCACGTCTCGCTAGTGAACCGCCCTTGACGATTGACGAATCAATCATCTTAGCGGATGGGGCATTTCACAGACCGGATACAACCGCGCGACTGCGAGCACCCGTGCGACCGATTAGCGAACAAATACCTGCCGATACAATCTGTGTTGCGACGCCATACTCTGCAAACATAGGCTACCGGGAAGCAGCCGAAACTaacgaggatgaagagaccTCTGCAGCGGAAACCCCAGACTCTAGGACACCTTTGCAAAGTGAACAAATAGCTGCGACGCCCGTCAGCCGTTACGAGGTAGACCATATCGTATCACCCTGCTCGCAGACACGTCTCCGTGTCCAACGATACCGCGATCGACGGCATGCTACAAGATTACAACAAATCTTCCAAGAAGCTACAGAATGTCAAGATCTACCATTCACTCATGAGCTCTCTGCTTTGAGCCTTCGAGACGATGCGACACCGTCCTTGTCCCTGCCTGCTGATATACCGGACAACGAGCCCAGACCCTCGTCGGTGCCGGCACCTGAGTCTGAGCCGGAGTTTGATATCGAAACAAGCGTCCTACCCTTGTCATCTTCAGCCCTGTCTAATGTTAATCTCTTaacagaagacgaagaggataACAGGTCCGAGGCCTCCGTATTGGAGGATGATGCCGCATCACAACCGATGACACCATCGTTAACATCACCTAGCTCTAGTCGACACCATagctcctcatcatcatcccaaTCGAGAGGTAGCCTTCTTTTGTCGAGGTCGAACTCATCTGTGTGGTCGGATCTATCTGGATTACCCTCGGATGAGCCCGAGGATTTGATCCTTAGCGATTTCCTCCAGGCGATTTCCAACCAGGATACGGCTGGCGGTCCTGATTTCTTACGTGCACAAAGCGGCGTTTATGATCGTGTGCTCCGAAAATTCTTTAACCACCAGTGCAGCTGTAAGCCATAGAATCAACCGTCTCCCCTGAGGTTATAAAAACCCTGCTGACAAACATCTCAAATAGGCCCGAGTTCGCACGAGCGTGCCGAGCCGGAAAACACCCACACCCTCCAGGAACATACCGGTATGGTCTTCTTACTACTGGCGAGGCCATCGTGTTTCTCAAGGTTGACTTGGACGAACCTGAGACGCTGTACTATCACCTAGCAGAGCCTGGTCCGGAGGTGTCGGCACATCCAAACAACGTCCATATATGCACGGCTGTCGGTCAATATCTGGCGTTCACCCTTATGGCTCTCGGTTCGCCTGGAGAACGACGGGGGAATAGGCAGGAGGAACGTCTAAAAGCCatgaagaacttgaagacGTGGGCTGAGGACTTCGAATCGACATTGCGTTCTATCCCAGAAAATGAACGATCGGCGTCATCAGACTACTCACCTGGCCATGAACCTACCACCTACAAGGATGTCAATCGGTCGCCGGCCTTGCTTCGCAAGAGGACACGTCGAACAGCCGCGTGCCAGGCTGGCGAGGGGTCGTTGAGGAAGGACGACAGGCAGGAACCATCTGATGACGAGTCGGCGCCCAGGCCACCGGACACGCCTACGCCAAGCGGACGAAACACAAGACAAGGAACTAGGCGGAGCCAGCGACTAGCGTTACTGGCGTTACGGCCGcgcggaggaggaggcggcgaGCAGGGTCGGCAGGACTACTGTACGCAGAAATGTCTTGTCGGGATGGTCAAGGGTGGTTTTCTCGACCCAAAGTGCCCGAACGTGGCACTTCACGGCAAGAGCTGTGCTCCCGCCGCCCGCGCACGTCATCCTGTCGATCACAAGGAGTGGCTTCGCCTACTCTGGAAGCAGCTGAAACAGTCGCTCGACGACGGGATCAGGCCACTGGGGGAGGGTGGTGCGCGGGGTGTGGTTTTCCAAGTGACCCTACTTGCGCATGGCTACACCTTTGTCAGCAAGGGCACGGTGCGGGCTTTCATCAAAGATCTCGAGCACGAGGCTGCTGTCTACGAGCGTCTCAAACCAATCCAAGGCGTCCACGTGCCTGTTTTCCTGGGTGCCATTGACCTTGGATCGATGAACAAGACTTACTACTATGACCACCGGGCCTACGTAGTGCACATGACATTTCTGTCCTGGGGAGGCTGCAGCATCGACAGAGCACAGAGAATTGGCGACACGGACAGGCCGCTCGAAGACGAGGCCATTCGGTCGTTGAGAGCCATGCATCGAGAGGGCGTGGTCCACAAAGATGTGCGACTTGCAAACATGTTATTCAATCCTGAGACCAACAGGGTTATGGTGATCGACTTTGAACGGGCTTTGCTCCTCAAGCCGCCTCGGCGTCCGTTGGCGCAGCTGGTGCCGAACAAGCGAGCGTGGAAGTCGGAGACGATGATGGATGCCAAGAAGGTGACTGGCGATTCAAGCAGGCGAAGTCAGCCAAGTCAAAAGCTTTTCAGAGGATATTTGGTTGGCAAAGACGGCGTTCTTGGAGTGGAATGCTGACCGATGGGCACGCGTCGCGAGAGCGCCTTGCTAGCAAATCTACAGTCAATCACCCTGCACTTCTATTCATAAATCGTCATGGACCCCAAATTCCGAGGTTCTTCCCTGCCGCCGCGACAGTCGACTACGAGCTACAACTTGGTTACTGGAGATTGTGGACTGCGTCAGCAGATGTAGTGACGCGCGAGAGAATTCTGGTCGGTGGAAAAAGTTCGACAATAGATTGCCCCCGAACCCGCTGACGGGTGACGGGCTTGAGAAATACAGCACCTTTTGTGCCATTGGTATGCTGGATGGTGAAGGAAGCGGGGTTTCCCTGTACCTAgctagctcagcacgtctTTTGCTCCAGTAGGAGATCTGGCTTCGTTACAGCCACCCAGACgaaaaataaataaacaaacaaacaaataCCATGGTATTGAGATTTCTCCAAACCATACCAAGTCTTGGCGGTATTTACCATACCAATACCAACTCATACCAGACCATTCCGATCACTGTCATCAGACGTCAGTGTTTGCCTCTCATATCCTGTCTGGCATGTTCTAATCAGCCTCAGTAGTAACCAAGGGTCGTTTGATAAACCCCCCGTTACTCTAGATTCGATTAGCCCCACGCTCACTGCACCGCCTAAAGTCCACCTTGAACGTGACCTCGAGAGCTTGTGGATAAAGCGAATGAGAAAGGCAGCAGCCTCCTGGACCGTGGCGAAACGCTTATCAAGGATAAAGCGTCAACCATAGGCACGGCTTTTGATGGAACAGAAACCTTGATCTCGgggaagcttgatgaagtaAAGTCTCGAGTCTTGAGCGCTATGAGTGAGGTTGTGACACATATAAATGAACCTGGCGACGGGGGGCGCGACAGAGACAATAGTGCGGCTAGTCTAGACGTCCAGCGAAGCGTCGGCGCAGCTGCCGCTGTTCTATGCGCCATATTCATCGGTTTCATCGCCACTTAAGCTTAGTCACCACTGCTGTTGAGGCCTAACCAATTTTCTGTAACGATGTTGGAGCTCGCCTTCCTATGATTTAGGATATGTGGGCTCCTTATGTGAGCTTGCATGCCACCTCGTCGTTATAAAGGTCTACAATTCTGATTTAGGAGAGATTCATTGAGAACGAGACCACTATCAGTGTAATTAGCGTTCGAACCTGTATCCATGTATGTCTGTATGTATGCTAGAATAGAGCTATCGTATTATCAAGTCCCCAAGTACAGAAA harbors:
- a CDS encoding uncharacterized protein (At least one base has a quality score < 10) produces the protein MGRRPLTEGQKAEKAARRRERERQQRLVARQAKQIEDAETHIVSQSFPETILEDPVVSSMSLHLSIRNDGQPSSRTDPLPIDRQPPLHATRSRRRSPRLASEPPLTIDESIILADGAFHRPDTTARLRAPVRPISEQIPADTICVATPYSANIGYREAAETNEDEETSAAETPDSRTPLQSEQIAATPVSRYEVDHIVSPCSQTRLRVQRYRDRRHATRLQQIFQEATECQDLPFTHELSALSLRDDATPSLSLPADIPDNEPRPSSVPAPESEPEFDIETSVLPLSSSALSNVNLLTEDEEDNRSEASVLEDDAASQPMTPSLTSPSSSRHHSSSSSSQSRGSLLLSRSNSSVWSDLSGLPSDEPEDLILSDFLQAISNQDTAGGPDFLRAQSGVYDRVLRKFFNHQPEFARACRAGKHPHPPGTYRYGLLTTGEAIVFLKVDLDEPETLYYHLAEPGPEVSAHPNNVHICTAVGQYLAFTLMALGSPGERRGNRQEERLKAMKNLKTWAEDFESTLRSIPENERSASSDYSPGHEPTTYKDVNRSPALLRKRTRRTAACQAGEGSLRKDDRQEPSDDESAPRPPDTPTPSGRNTRQGTRRSQRLALLALRPRGGGGGEQGRQDYCTQKCLVGMVKGGFLDPKCPNVALHGKSCAPAARARHPVDHKEWLRLLWKQLKQSLDDGIRPLGEGGARGVVFQVTLLAHGYTFVSKGTVRAFIKDLEHEAAVYERLKPIQGVHVPVFLGAIDLGSMNKTYYYDHRAYVVHMTFLSWGGCSIDRAQRIGDTDRPLEDEAIRSLRAMHREGVVHKDVRLANMLFNPETNRVMVIDFERALLLKPPRRPLAQLVPNKRAWKSETMMDAKKVTGDSSRRSQPSQKLFRGYLVGKDGVLGVEC